From the genome of Phycisphaerae bacterium:
CGCCGGCGACCCAGCAGGAACAATGGTTTTGCGGGAAGGTCCGCGGGCAGTTGGCTTGGTGGTTAGGCGTTTCGGTTTCCCGTTTCGGCTCAGAAGCGGAGGGCGTTCTCCTGACGGGGCCGAAGGGGAGTTTCGTTTCTCATGCTGCGGGCTGGGCCAGTCTTCGTGACGCGGATGCCGGACGACGCACCTTGCGGGCGGGGGGCTGGCACTGCGGCTTTGGTAAGGAAGCTGGCTTGGACGTTACCATGACGACGGAGTTCATGCCGTAGGGGCCGTGCTCAAGGCCGAAGGCGGCGTAGTCGAGGAACCACTCTCCGTCGGCGAGGTACTTGAATTGGTAGGAACCGTCGGGCAAGGTCAGGCGGCACGTCCAGTCGCCATTCTCAAGGCGAGCCATAGGGAAGCCGGCGGAGCTCCAGCCGTTGAAATCGCCGACGAGGAAGACCTGATTAGCCTCCGGCCTGAAGAACCGGAATTCGATTTCTCCTCCTGAGACCTGGCAGACCATGGGCAACCTCCTTGTCTTTCCCCGCACCTGCGCCTCTTCCATTGTAGCGCACGCCTTCGCGTTGGACACTCAGGGGCATCTGGTCAGGCAGGAACGCAAATGAGGAACTTTTGCTGAACCGGTCCCGACCGGATGCGACCTTGGACCGCAGCACTCTCCCATGGACGCAGCCGGCACGCCGGCGCGCTCGCTCGCCAATCGCACCAATCATACCACATTCTCGGACCTGGGGCAAATGAGAAAGGGAGAAACCTTGCACAAAGCGCGGGTTATGACCTCTTGAGGAAGCCGATGGTAGATTCCATGATGCGATTGCGGAGGGCTCGGGTGGTTTCGACCTTGGTCTGTTCCTTCAGGTCTTTCAGATTGGCGAGGCAGTACTGACAGCCCAGCCGTTCGAGGTGAAAAGCGATGTACGCTCGCCAATCCGGCTCCAGGGTGGCGAGGAGGTAAGCGCCGATGGTACTGCGTTTCAGGCAGCTGAGCCGCTGGGACTGCCAGATTTCGCTGAGGAGGAGGTCGGGGGGATCGGAGTCGAAGCCGGACGTGCCGTGCAGGACGCGATCGCGGATGCGACCGAGGCAGCGATGCTTGATGAGGGCCACGTGTTTCTCGTCCAGGCCGACCACATCGGCCACGTCCTTGTTGCGGAGCTGGCAGTAGAAGATCATCTCCACGACCTGGAGATCGCGGAAATTGCCCGATTTCTTGTACCCGTCGAGGAGTTCGCGGAGGGCGGTGGTCAGGAGTTCCCGCTGTTGATGGTGCTGTTCGTCACGGCGGACGTACCAGCTGGCCGTCGCCACGGAGTCGGCCATCTGGATATCCGAGCCCTCCTGTGGGTCCCCGGAGTCTCCCTTGAGGACATCTACGAGGAGGCAAGCGTTGTCCTTACGGCCGCGGAAGGCGTCGATGATCTTGTGCCGGAGGATAGTGAAGAGGAAAGTCTCGAGGCCGGCCTGTCGGCGGTAGTTAGGGAGGGCTTTGAGGAAACTGATGAAGGTATCCTGGACCAGGTCTTCGGCATCGGCCGCCTGACGAACTTTCTGGCGCGCGAAGGCCAGGAGCCGGCCCTGGTATCGGTCCACCAGTTCGGACCACCCCTGGGCGGCGCCATGCCGGATCTGATCCAGCAAGTACTCGTCCGCCTGACTGAGTTCGCTCATCTCGGGGGCATTATGCCACACACATCAGAATGACCACAACACCAATCACTGCGGCGACACCGGCCGCGGTCCGCATCACCCAGACGTAGTAACCCCGGGTTGCCGCGTTCAAGACCAAGTACACGACGAAGATCAGGGCCAGGAGGGCCAGACTGGACTTGGCGCTTCGGCCCCAGGTCTCCCGCACCTGGTCGACGTGGCGGTAGTACCGATCCGCCAGTTTCTGGAGATGTTCCGGGGGCAGCTTCACCAGGACGGCGCGACGATAGACCTTGCCGTAAGGGCGTTCGAAGCCCTGGTTGAACTCGGTCTTGACGAGTGAACCGCTCTGCAGTTCGCCGGTGATCTGGTTGCTGAGCCAGCCCGGTCGCTCGGCGAAGACCGAGACTGGCGTATATCGCCCGGTCCTAGCGATGTAGTCGCGTAAGTGCCGTTCGATGCCTTCGGCGGCCCGCTGGAAGGCGTCGGCCCGTGCCTGGTCTTCGGTCGGCCACAGTTGATCCGATTCGCCCAGGACCCATGTGCCCGGGCCCTGCTGGGTCCACCGGGTGAAGTCCTCGGTCCACGGGGCGTTGACGAATCGTGCGGTGCGGACCAGCTCGCCACCCTGGGTGCGCAGGGTCAGTTGAATCTCGCCGACCTCGCTGTTCGCCGACTGCTCGGGGGGCAGGTCCCTAGTGGTCACGAACCGCATGGTCATGGCGCCCGGTGTGGGTGACGGTGAATCGGCGGGTGCTGAAGCTGTCGCGTGCACCGCATCCACGGTCACCTGGAGGGGTGTTCCTGGCGGTCGTGACGGCGACCTCACCGACGCGGCCAGGTTGATTTGCTGCGTGATTTGCTGGGTCATGCGGTCCAGGATAGCGCCGTTGAGGTCTTCGGACACGGAGAGATGAACGACGCGCAGGGTCTCATTGGGCATGAGTTCGGCGAGGAACTGGTTCAGGGAGTGGCGAGCGAGGGCCACGGTGGCGGATTGCTTTGACGGGTACAGGTCGGCCTCGAAGGCATGCTGTTCGCTGGGCGTCCACTCTACCGCGGTGGTTTTGGGGCCGTTCACACGGGGGCCATTGGCGGTGATCTGGCTCCTGACCCGCTCGGCCTCCCGGCTGGCCTGCTGCCGCACGGCGGCGGCCTGGGCCCGGACGTCTTCACGAATGGCGGCCGCGTCTTGGGAGACCTGTTCTCGAAGGGGGGCACCGTCCAGGCCGAGTTCGTCGCGGATACTCTCGACCATGCGGATGCGTTCATGCGAAGTGCTCGTTCGGAAGGCGAAGACGGCGAAGAAGAGGAGGAGGGGGATACCGGCCACCACTCCGATGACGATTCGCCCGAGCCGGCGTGATCGGATGAAGAGGGCGACCAGTCCGGCGATGACCGCGAGGAGGATGATCAGAGGGAGAATCATGAGGTTCATGCGGGTACCTCCCACGGTGCTCGTGGGCAGGGAGCGGTGGTTGAATCCGAAGTGTTCGCCGCCTGGAAACCTGGGCATGTCCGGGCCCGTTGGTGCCACGGGCAGGTGCGGAGTTGCGGGCCGGGGCGGTTCCAGGCTGGGCGAAACGGGCGCGATCGGATTGTCGGACGGATAGCTGACTCCTTCGATGGTCACGCTCATCGGCCCGAGGGTGGAGCGGACGGTACTGCCCGGCAGGGATGAGACGTGACTGGCATACGGCACGGCCACGAACCACAGCAGGCCCATGGTTACGGCGGCGACCATGACGACGCCTAGGGCGGTGCGGGCTTTCTGGGGGCCGATGACGAGGATGACCGCTCCGACGATCACACCGATCACCAGCAACTCTAGGGCCCCGGGTATTCCGACCGTGCTGAAGCTTGAGGTCATGAGAGGGCCTCCTCAGATCGGTCGCCGGGCACGGGGTGGGTTTTGCGCCGGGACTCTGGCCAACCGAGCAGGATCAATCCGGCCAACAGGAGACCGCCGCACATCATCCAATCCTGTGCACGGCCCATTTGGCCAAGGGCGGTTTCGATGGCCGGTCCGACGCGTTCGTGGTTGAACATATCCACGATCGGCGGCCAGTTGACTGCTCCCATCACATCGGTGAGGGCACGGAAGCAACCGAGAAACGCCGTGTAGGCGAGGATGACCCGGCCGACGTGGGCGGCGCCCGCCCGTCGCCGGGCGATCAGGGTCAACAGCATGGCGAAGACCATGATGCCGCACGCCACGGCGACGAAGGCTCGCTCCATCAGGTTGGGCCAGCCGGTGTAGTTGCCGAAATCGCGGGTCAGTTGTGTGGCGAGAGAGGGGTCGGGGAAACCGGCGGCGATCAGTGCGGGCAGATCGATGGCCGCCAGGAAGCTGACGGCCAAGCCAGCGAGGAGCACCAAGCCACTGATCACGGCCAGGAGTGGATTGGTCAATCCGCGAGGACGGGGGCTGGTCTGCAGACGAGCCGGTTGGGGCAGAGGGGCGAGGCCCGTAGCCAGGGCCTGCTGCGGCCAGATTTCGGGCGGAACGGGAGCGGCAGGCGCGGCGGGCTCGATGGTGGGCCCCGGCGTCGGGGGTGGTACGGGCGTGGGCGCGTGGGGTACAGGATGGGCGGATGCGGGGTACTTGCCGAGCTCATCGAGGCTCTGCCAGGCCAGTAGTCGCAGGCCGTGCCGGTCGGTGAAGCTGCCGGCAATGATCATGATGACGTCGATCAGCGTACCGACGCCCAGGAAGCCCAAGGTAAACAGCCAGATCAGTCCCGTGCCGACCTTGCCGACGTAGAAGCGGTGGAGGCCACACAGGGGGCAGAAGAAACCGACGCAGGCTAGCAGCAGGGCCCACAAGCGTAGTCGTGCAGAGGCGCCTTGCGCATTGGGCACATAGGGCGGGGTCGCGAGGGCGACCGCGTTTGCGGAGAGGTTACTGACCGTTCGATCGGGGATGCACGCCAGGACGATGAACAGGATTGAGGGGAAGATGATGAAGCCCAAGCCGATCAGCATCTCATCGTCGCTCAGACGGCTGATGGATGCTATGAAGCATAAGGAGGTCAGCGCGGTCAAGGCGCACAGCATCAGCAGCACGGGGCGGATGAAGCTGCTCCAGGCGCTTCGATAGGTGTTCTTCACGGCTCGCACGAGGCAGAAGAGGGCGAACATGCAGGCGCCGAGGCCCGCTGCGACGGCAATGGCCACCTCATCGCTGGACAAGCGGGCGATCCCCGCGAAGCAGAACAGCATGAGGCCTGTTCCGCTGAGCAAGGCGAACGCGAGGAGGAACAGTCCCCGTGCCCAACTGGGGAGCATGTGGGCGCCGTAGCCGGCCGGATGGTGGGGTTGGCCGGCGAGCACTCGTCCGCCGAAGGTGTCGGCTGCCGGAGGGGGCGGAGGAGGGGGCGAAAGGCGTTTGTCGTGGGTGGCCGGGGCGGGTTGCGGGGCCTGGTGGACGGCTCGGTCGGCAGTTGGGCTCCAAGCCGCCTGACCTGTGGCGGTCGAGGCCGCGGCGAGGCTATGGTGTGCGGACGGATCGAAGGGGGCCAGGACCTGGCTGACGAGTGCGACGCCGGCCATGATTCCTCCCGCCAAAGTGGCATTGCCGTCGAGGATCGTGGCCGCGATCCAGGCGATCAGACCGGCCCAGAAGGCGGCTCCGAGGGAGAGTCTTTCCGGCCGACCGGCAGCGACGTGCCGTCGCCAATTGACCAGGAACAGGGCCACGCCGGTGCTGAGCAGGGTAGCCAGCAGGGTTGTCTGCAGAATCCAGGATGCTGAACTGCGGCTGCCGAACGGGCCCAGGAGGCCGGTCAGCGGCAGGAGCATGGCCACCACCAGAGGCGCGATGTAGATCAATCGACCGAAGTCTGGACGGTGCCTCTCGCCGGACTTGAGCTGTTTCGTGCGTAAGACCACGACCACGCCCAAGGCGCCGATAATGACCGGGTTGAAGGCGATGAACCACACCGGGCTTTCGCCCATTCCTGACTTCTGGGCTGCGAAGAGGCAGGGCATGGTGCACAACAGGCCGGCAACGGCGGCGGTGCCGCCGAAAGCGAGTCGCTGGACGAAGCTGCTTTCCCCGGCCAGCTTGGCGGCAAACTTGGCCTGGGCCACGATGACCCCGCCTGCGGCGCCCATGATCGCCACGAAAGCGAACAACGGCAGCCAGAGGGGGTTTGCGGAGCCCATCGAGCTGGCGAGGATTCCGGAGCCACCGGCCACGATGGCGGCGGTGAGGACGCCGAGCAGGCGGCGTTGATTCCAGTCCAGGGGGTCGCGGGCCGGATCCGCGACCCTCTTTGGTTGAAGCAAGGGAGTGAGGGGTGGTGGAGGAGGCGGAGGTGTCGGCCGTCCGCTGAGCCGATCGCTGAGGCGGGTGCCGACCTGGGCCATGCGTTCGCCGAACTGTTCGCCCCACTGCCCCATCCGCCGGCCGAACTCATCCATTCGCCGGCCGAACTCGTCCCAGCCTTCGCCGGTTCCGCCGGCGGGATCTGGGCCCGGTGCCGGTTGACCCAGACGAGCGCCGGTGTGCTCGGCGGAGGAACCTGGGCCGCCGGCGGTCACCTTCTGGCCGATGCGTTCGGCGACCATGGAGAGGCTTTCCGGCCGGAAGACCGATACGCTGTTGCGGACATGTTCGGCGCCGAAGACGGCCTCGACCATTTCCTGGGCTGACTGGTAGCGGTCTGTGGGGTTTTTGGCCATGGCCCTTCGGACCACGGTGGCAAAGGGCTCCTCGATGCCGGTCAAGTCGGGTTCACCGGCGAGGTGCTTCATGAGTACTTCGCCGGGCGAGGCACCCAGATAGGGTGTCTGTCCGGTGAGCATCTCGTAGAGCACGACGCCGAGGGCGTAGATGTCCACGCCGCGGTCGTAGCGACCCTGGCCGATTTCTGGGGCCATGTAGTGGACGGTACCGACGGTGACGGTCTGGCCGCTGTGCACGCTGGCGCTCATGGCCTTGCTGAGGCCGTAGTCGCCGATCTTGACGTAGCCGTCCTCGTAGAAGATGTTGCCAGGTTTGAGGTCGCGGTGAACGATGCCCTGGTCGTGCAGGTAGGTAAGGCCCTTGGCGATTTCGCGGAGGAAGAACGCGGCTTTCTGGGTACCGACGCCGGCCGGGCACTGGTCGATGAGTTCGCGGAGGGAGGGGCCGGAGACGTACTCCATAATGACGAAGGGATCGCCGTCGGCGTTATGTTTGACGTCGAAGATGGTGATCAGGTGGGGGCTTTTGAGGTTCATGCAGGCGGAGACGCCGCGGAGTTCGATCTGCTCGTAGCCCTGGATGATCTTGAGTGCGACCTCGCGGCCGCTGTCGCTCAGGGCGTAGTAGACTTCTCCGAAGCCGCCCCGTCCCACCGCCCGCTGGACGGTGTAACCCTCCAGGGGGCGATCGCCGTGTTTGTAGCGGAATGCTGTCATCGGTATTCTTCCATCACTTTTCCCACACCGCACACCGCATAGAAGGCGGCCTTATTCCCAACCTCTCGTTTTCGGAACAACTCTCGTGATCCGCGCGGCCGTGGTTGCGCAGGGCCTACTCACACGGTCGTCACCACGAACGACACGGGGCCGGCGCGGACATTGGCCCCGATCGGGATGCCCGCGGCGGCATCCACCGGGGTCTCGTTGACCAGCACTTCGGCGTTGCCCTGACAGAGCAGGCGTTCGTCGCGGAGGTGCAGCACCAGGGGCTCGGGCAGCTGGTCGATACGCACATGAGCGGTGGTTCCCGGGCCAAGCACCAGGGAACGATCCATGAGGATCACCCGCCGAGCGTCGCCGCGTGGCAGGCGAGCGCCATGCAATTCGATCATAGCGGACGTACTGGCCGCATTCGGGCGTACGAACCGCATCCGGCAGCGAGGCGACAAGGCGATCTGATCGCCGTTGGCCAGGAGCTTGCGGGTCACTGGTGCATTATTGACCGCGACCGGCCGCTGGGCCACCAGGAAGTAGTCCTCGTCGTTCCGCTCGATGGTGATCACTGGGGCGTCGGGCTCGGCCATCAGGCCGATGTCTGGTCGCTGGGACGAGCTCACCGGTCCCAGGGTGACGCGGTGGCCGCGAACCACCAGGAAGCCGCCCACGCCGTCCACCTGGAGGAGGAACTGGGGCGGCAGTCCGGTGGCCGTTCCGGGTGTTGGCGTGAGCCGGGTCTCTCCCAGGTCGGCACCGCCGGGTCGTTGATGACGCGGGTTCAGCGGTAGGGCGGCTCTACCGGGCGGTGGTTCCGCGGGCAGCGTACCGGTGGCCACCATGAGCAGGCCCAAGGGTCCGCCGCGGACCTGTTCGAGCCGCTCGGCGGTCTGCTGGAGCGCGTCCAGGGATGGTCCGATCCAGGCGGCCTCGGGAAGTACGGTGTTCAGGCGTCGCAGCACCTCGGTTGCCCGCCGGAATTCGCCGCGTTCGATCCGGTCCGCAGCCTGCCGGCATTGGGCCATGACGCCGCGTAGTTCGCTGACCTCGATGGTCTCGCCCATCAGACGGGCCAGGCGTTCGACCAGGGTGCCAGCCACATCCAGCCGTCCCTGGTGGATGGAGGAGCGGACGAAGCGGAGGACCTCGGCGCTCACCGAGGTGACCAAGCCGTCGAGTCGGTTATTGGTTGCATGAGCCTGTCGGGCCTCAACCAGGGCGGCCATGGCGGCGTCCCAATCCTGGCGTGTGCGTGCGGCGTCGGCTCGGTCGAGGGCTGCCTCAGCCCGCGTCCGAGCGGTCGCTGCCTTCTCGCGGAGTGCGGCCACCTTGACTGCGTCCTGGTCCATACCGTCGAGGAGTCCTTCGGCCATTGAAAGCCGGCCGTTCTCCAAGTGCTGGCGAGCGGCGGCGAGGGCATCCGCCCGGCGATGTTGCTCGCGTTGATCGGCCTGCATCGCCTCGTTGATTGCCGCCCGGAGTTCCGCGGCCTCATTCAGGTTGCCGCCGAGTTTGCCGGCCTTTTCGCAGTCGGCGAGGGCCTGCTGCCAGCGTGTTTCCGCCAGATGAGCCCGTCCGCGTTCGATCAAGGCTCGGGTCAGGCGGCCGATCATCTGCTGGCCGCGATAGTGAGCCCGCACGTCATCGGAGCAGGCCAACTGGAAGGCCTCGTCCAGGCGTCCGTCCTTCAGGGCGGTCTCAGCTTGTCGAATCCGTAGGATAAGCACGGGATCCACTCCGCCTCTGGGTCAGTCCATTCAGGAAGACAGTCTCGGCCCACATCACGCCTAAGTATACCACTACGGTGATCGTCTGAATCGTCTGGAAGGATCGCACGGGTCGGCGGCCGCGACCACCGCGACCGCTGGGACCCGTGCCGCCGCATATGAACTAGTCTGGCGCGCGTTCCGGAACCATGACTACTGCGGCCGAGCCTGCTGCGGGGCGGGTGCTCGGGCAGGACGATTCGACGGTCTTGACGGTATCGGCTTTGGTGGCGGGGGCCAGGAACTCGTTGACCTGGTCGATCAGGTCTTTCTCATCGATCACGTCGACCGCGATGGGCTGGACGAACTGGGCCTGGTGGGCCAGGACTCGCTCGGCGACGTCGAGGCGTTTGCGGATCTGGCCGATGAGCTTCTCGGTTTGAGCCAGCTTGCTGTTGTCGAACTGCACATTAGAGCCGACTGACGAGGCCTTCACCAGGCGATACTGGCCCTCGAGGCCCTGGATCTGGTCCTGGAGGCGAGCCTTCTGGGCCTTGGTCTTGTCCAGCATCTGGACGGCGGCCAGAAGCGATTTCTGACGGGTTTCGAGCAGTCGCTGCTTGCCGGCGAGTACGACCTCGGCCTCCTTGGCGCGGTCGAAGGACCGGGCCAATTCCTCCTTCACCTGCTGGCGGGAGTAATCGAAGCCGCCCAGTGAGTAGCTGGCCTTCTCCACGCCGAGGGTGTCACGCAGCCGGACGATTCGCGTTTTCTCCTCAGCGACGGCCTTGCGGCTCTGGTCGATGTCGGATTTCAGGCCGGCGATCTCGACCTCTTCCTGGGCGACGAGACGGACGTTGGCCTGCATCTCCGGCAGGATGTCGTCCAGGAGATCGCGGGCCCGCTGGAGTTCGAACTCAATGGGCACCGAGTCCTTGACCGCGGTCTGAACCGACTTGGCCGAACTGGACAAGTAGCTGAACGCGTCGCCGCCGAAGAAAATCCCAGCGACCAAGCACACGCCGGCCACCCCGCACGCTCCGTACTTGACTACCCGCATAATCATCGCAAATCTCCTTGCCACAAAAGGTTATGAGTCACCGTTTTCTACGGGCCTATTCTGGGCCACACAGGGATGGTCGATTGGGCGGGATACGTATTTCCGGATTCCTGCAAGATTGTTGGCCGGTTCTTGCGTCGCGGG
Proteins encoded in this window:
- a CDS encoding sigma-70 family RNA polymerase sigma factor, whose product is MSELSQADEYLLDQIRHGAAQGWSELVDRYQGRLLAFARQKVRQAADAEDLVQDTFISFLKALPNYRRQAGLETFLFTILRHKIIDAFRGRKDNACLLVDVLKGDSGDPQEGSDIQMADSVATASWYVRRDEQHHQQRELLTTALRELLDGYKKSGNFRDLQVVEMIFYCQLRNKDVADVVGLDEKHVALIKHRCLGRIRDRVLHGTSGFDSDPPDLLLSEIWQSQRLSCLKRSTIGAYLLATLEPDWRAYIAFHLERLGCQYCLANLKDLKEQTKVETTRALRNRIMESTIGFLKRS
- a CDS encoding isoamylase early set domain-containing protein — encoded protein: MVCQVSGGEIEFRFFRPEANQVFLVGDFNGWSSAGFPMARLENGDWTCRLTLPDGSYQFKYLADGEWFLDYAAFGLEHGPYGMNSVVMVTSKPASLPKPQCQPPARKVRRPASASRRLAQPAA
- a CDS encoding protein kinase, with protein sequence MTAFRYKHGDRPLEGYTVQRAVGRGGFGEVYYALSDSGREVALKIIQGYEQIELRGVSACMNLKSPHLITIFDVKHNADGDPFVIMEYVSGPSLRELIDQCPAGVGTQKAAFFLREIAKGLTYLHDQGIVHRDLKPGNIFYEDGYVKIGDYGLSKAMSASVHSGQTVTVGTVHYMAPEIGQGRYDRGVDIYALGVVLYEMLTGQTPYLGASPGEVLMKHLAGEPDLTGIEEPFATVVRRAMAKNPTDRYQSAQEMVEAVFGAEHVRNSVSVFRPESLSMVAERIGQKVTAGGPGSSAEHTGARLGQPAPGPDPAGGTGEGWDEFGRRMDEFGRRMGQWGEQFGERMAQVGTRLSDRLSGRPTPPPPPPPLTPLLQPKRVADPARDPLDWNQRRLLGVLTAAIVAGGSGILASSMGSANPLWLPLFAFVAIMGAAGGVIVAQAKFAAKLAGESSFVQRLAFGGTAAVAGLLCTMPCLFAAQKSGMGESPVWFIAFNPVIIGALGVVVVLRTKQLKSGERHRPDFGRLIYIAPLVVAMLLPLTGLLGPFGSRSSASWILQTTLLATLLSTGVALFLVNWRRHVAAGRPERLSLGAAFWAGLIAWIAATILDGNATLAGGIMAGVALVSQVLAPFDPSAHHSLAAASTATGQAAWSPTADRAVHQAPQPAPATHDKRLSPPPPPPPAADTFGGRVLAGQPHHPAGYGAHMLPSWARGLFLLAFALLSGTGLMLFCFAGIARLSSDEVAIAVAAGLGACMFALFCLVRAVKNTYRSAWSSFIRPVLLMLCALTALTSLCFIASISRLSDDEMLIGLGFIIFPSILFIVLACIPDRTVSNLSANAVALATPPYVPNAQGASARLRLWALLLACVGFFCPLCGLHRFYVGKVGTGLIWLFTLGFLGVGTLIDVIMIIAGSFTDRHGLRLLAWQSLDELGKYPASAHPVPHAPTPVPPPTPGPTIEPAAPAAPVPPEIWPQQALATGLAPLPQPARLQTSPRPRGLTNPLLAVISGLVLLAGLAVSFLAAIDLPALIAAGFPDPSLATQLTRDFGNYTGWPNLMERAFVAVACGIMVFAMLLTLIARRRAGAAHVGRVILAYTAFLGCFRALTDVMGAVNWPPIVDMFNHERVGPAIETALGQMGRAQDWMMCGGLLLAGLILLGWPESRRKTHPVPGDRSEEALS